From Erigeron canadensis isolate Cc75 chromosome 8, C_canadensis_v1, whole genome shotgun sequence, one genomic window encodes:
- the LOC122578506 gene encoding amino acid permease 4-like: protein MLPRSRTMPSRIHHGVLEERQDIMHYSQVGARTDIVDTESQSMNVESNYSKSFDDDGRLKRTGTLWTASSHIITAVIGSGVLSLSWAVGQLGWVAGPTIMIMFSLVILYTSNLLSQCYRSGDPVTGPRCYTYMDAVKAHLGGRKVKICGMIQYLNLFGVAIGYTIAASVSMLAIKRSNCFHRTHGKDPCHMSSNGYMIAFGIMEVLFSQIPDFNQVWWLSIVAAVMSFTYSFIGLALGIAETTSNKEIKGSLTGISIGAVTHVGTVTATQKLWRSFQALGAIAFSYSYSIILIEIQDTIKSPPAEYKTMKKATYLSIFVTTIFYMLCGCMGYAAFGDEAPGNLLTGFGFYDPYWLLDIANIAIAVHLVGAYQVFCQPLFAFVEKWSAQRWSKSDFVTADYDLPIPFYGVFQVNFFRLVWRTTFVIITTVIAMLLPFFNDVVGLLGALGFWPLTVYFPIEMYMSQKKIKRWTRQWIGFQILSLGCLLVSLAAAIGSVAGVVLDLKTYKPFKTSY from the exons ATGCTGCCAAGAAGTAGAACCATGCCTTCAAGAATCCATCATGGAGTT CTTGAAGAAAGACAAGATATTATGCACTATTCACAAGTTGGAGCTCGAACTGATATTGTTGATACCGAGTCCCAATCAATGAATGTTGAGTCCAACTATTCAAAGAGCTTTGATGATGATGGTCGTCTAAAGCGTACCG GTACCTTATGGACTGCATCATCTCATATAATCACAGCAGTTATTGGTTCGGGAGTCTTATCATTGTCATGGGCTGTAGGACAACTCGGTTGGGTTGCTGGACCGACTATTATGATCATGTTCTCCTTGGTCATTCTTTACACTTCTAATCTTCTATCACAATGTTATAGGTCCGGTGACCCTGTCACTGGCCCAAGATGCTATACTTACATGGATGCTGTCAAGGCTCATTTAG GGGGGCGTAAAGTGAAGATATGTGGCATGATACAATACCTGAATTTATTTGGGGTGGCAATTGGCTACACAATTGCAGCTTCTGTTAGCATGTT gGCGATAAAAAGATCAAATTGTTTTCACAGAACCCATGGAAAAGACCCGTGTCATATGTCAAGCAACGGGTATATGATAGCATTTGGGATCATGGAAGTACTATTTTCCCAGATCCCAGATTTCAACCAAGTGTGGTGGCTCTCTATCGTCGCTGCTGTCATGTCATTCACTTACTCTTTTATCGGTCTAGCACTCGGAATAGCTGAAACGACAT CAAACAAGGAAATCAAAGGGAGCTTGACCGGGATAAGCATAGGAGCGGTAACGCATGTTGGTACAGTTACTGCCACCCAAAAGTTATGGAGGAGCTTTCAAGCTTTAGGAGCTATTGCTTTTTCATATTCTTATTCCATCATCCTTATTGAAATTCAG GATACAATTAAATCACCTCCTGCAGAATACAAGACGATGAAAAAAGCAACTTATTTAAGCATTTTTGTCACGACAATCTTCTATATGCTTTGTGGGTGTATGGGCTATGCTGCTTTCGGGGATGAGGCACCAGGGAATCTTTTGACCGGGTTTGGGTTTTATGACCCATATTGGCTACTTGATATAGCCAATATTGCCATTGCAGTGCATCTTGTTGGTGCTTATCAG GTTTTTTGCCAACCATTATTTGCATTTGTCGAGAAATGGAGTGCACAAAGATGGTCAAAGAGTGATTTTGTGACCGCAGATTACGACCTCCCAATTCCATTTTATGGAGTTTTTCAGGTTAATTTTTTCCGCCTGGTGTGGAGGACCACATTTGTGATCATTACCACAGTCATAGCCATGTTGCTGCCTTTCTTCAACGACGTTGTTGGATTGCTAGGAGCCTTAGGGTTCTGGCCATTGACCGTTTACTTCCCCATTGAAATGTATATGTCTCAAAAGAAGATCAAAAGATGGACACGGCAATGGATTGGATTTCAGATACTTAGTTTGGGGTGCCTCTTGGTTTCTTTAGCTGCTGCTATCGGATCAGTAGCTGGTGTAGTCTTAGATCTCAAAACTTACAAGCCATTCAAGACTAGCTACTAA